The Mya arenaria isolate MELC-2E11 chromosome 16, ASM2691426v1 genome includes a window with the following:
- the LOC128221846 gene encoding uncharacterized protein LOC128221846, with protein MLSSTLTIAKDNKNNAVLGYAVWRTLTGGHKTIQYSLMLAGHTKFSCDWHFGVWKNRMRYMDAETVEEVASTEAMSSRNGHNIPHIVDGNSKQVSFYDWSTFFKGIFKPLKNISKYHSFEVSSNEPGVLRVRKFVDAPGEKINILKNCQVDIGVLPEQIFGEGISAGRQWYLHDVKRDFCGSDNAKKHNIPIAISCKRRLFKGQKTKVEIGNFIENTFCVCFSKSYSLFLAINILACVSGSFMFSFTFKEYISLCYIDKIFMILGMYGFLGNQK; from the exons ATGCTCAGTTCCACTTTGACAATTGCCAAGGACAACAAAAATAATGCCGTTCTTGGTTATGCTGTGTGGAGAACATTGACAG GAGGGCATAAGACAATCCAATACTCACTGATGCTAGCCGGCCACACCAAATTTTCATGCGACTGGCATTTTGGAGTTTGGAAAAACAGAATGAGATACATGGATGCAGAGACAGTTGAG GAGGTGGCTTCCACAGAAGCCATGTCATCCCGTAATGGCCACAACATTCCACATATTGTTGATGGCAACAGCAAACAAGTGTCGTTCTATGACTGGAGCACCTTCTTCAAAGGCATTTTCAAACCATTGAAGAACATTTCgaaataccattcatttgaGGTGTCTTCTAACGAGCCTGGGGTTTTAAGAGTAAGGAAGTTTGTTGATGCCCCTGGGGAGAAAATTAACATACTGAAAAACTGCCAAGTGGATATTGGTGTTCTGCCAGAGCAGATCTTTGGTGAGGGAATAAGTGCAGGAAGGCAATGGTACTTGCATGATGTAAAAAGAGACTTTTGCGGATCagataatgcaaaaaaacacaacataccCATTGCCATTAGTTGCAAAAGAAGGCTATTCAAAggccaaaaaacaaaagttgaaataGGCAACTTTATTGAGAACACTTTCTGTGTGTGTTTCAGCAAAAGTTATAGTTTGTTTCTTGCTATAAATATATTGGCATGTGTAAGTGgaagttttatgttttcatttacattcaaagaatatatttctttgtgttacattgataaaatattcatgatctTAGGAATGTATGGTTTCCTTGGCAACCAAAAGTAA